One genomic window of Haliotis asinina isolate JCU_RB_2024 chromosome 4, JCU_Hal_asi_v2, whole genome shotgun sequence includes the following:
- the LOC137282434 gene encoding serine/arginine repetitive matrix protein 2-like: MSAFNTSTRREDVSLRLRAQNMRTAKEQSKKLELENRKMEERLKELKVAMSREKEERERNGGGFWRTGKSGSLSTYATDILDKPVRSSKEHKKRGVRVLRDEPLDVPSRSSDPGTMKYIAQTSQNTRTGKENRPKGPKCGQCEERVACLTCVQCSEHYCSGCFAAFHLRGALKKHRSVPLQASGPRQCMSPRPLPTPTPSQRETKPSPAVGAVSSSVSFQESERNGPEGASGSYESAGDLLAGQYNEAESAASFQAALLAWRQGDDFSSPTVSPHRTISPRKAAVPASVHTATTMTSEPGSPQISFTNTISYADRLLLKKHRRTDPGDILTPRLEDDYPSPHSSYNAGVRESPPDEENRVSFTALYQASVANTSSDKSPVPRSGSSLSIVELQETPPRMRHLEHTDRYQVQEVGSFEAWQVQSQSTSPKSSKTARDRSKTPASKSHSRKSDQGDVSETTVVDLYSDMPGLHGMPDCRRKSERKQEKVRCETAVDEVAQDVSSLNRPKSRPVSRKSHQSVRPKSGRQSRTYSRAHSRAGSALGEGMLTKTPSSALHDIACRLGETETHLFAPTLEDFFMVGVKPAPQERTLTPTADKAKKDVMKVSNRLYQMAPRSWRPDSSLGDVIPLDQVAVEDKTVISYSYSGQAQGQPITTSYSSIGGENNLSRSTTPIRSVSSPRHSQSRKASDQWSSRPAESRSERQTHSQSRSGQSVSGTKSRSESRIRKRSVVTSRASTITLQDSVSTNHSQLEDSVSRPQSQLGTSGQISQAVVMDGEDLAQYDDVNVSYYDDEDDEETLNQLEWELASESGRITADGQLSRLSLIDRQSDSSGSRSSTPVVKLSMDKGFDINLKLRDEELYEDMDENANQVKDEQDVQALH; this comes from the exons ATGTCGGCATTCAACACATCCACTCGACGAGAAGATGTTTCCTTACGTCTCCGCGCTCA GAATATGCGGACAGCAAAGGAGCAGAGCAAGAAGCTGGAGTTGGAGAACAGGAAGATGGAAGAGAGACTAAAGGAGTTGAAGGTGGCCATGAGTCGCGAGAAGgaggagagaga gCGAAATGGAGGAGGGTTTTGGCGTACTGGTAAGTCTGGCAGTCTCTCCACTTATGCCACAGACATCCTGGACAAGCCAGTGCGCTCCAGCAAG GAGCATAAGAAGAGAGGAGTTAGAGTTTTAAGGGATGAACCATTAG ATGTGCCAAGTCGCAGCAGTGACCCTGGAACCATGAAGTACATTGCTCAAACATCTCAAAACACCAGAACTGGGAAGGAAAACAGACCAAAAGGACCCAAGTGTGGCCAGTGTGAGGAACGTGTAGCGTGTCTG ACCTGCGTTCAGTGTTCAGAACATTACTGTTCAGGCTGCTTTGCTGCATTTCACCTTCGTGGAGCTCTGAAAAAACATCGGAGTGTACCCCTTCAG GCATCTGGTCCCCGGCAGTGCATGTCCCCACGGCCCCttcccacacccacaccctcaCAAAG AGAGACGAAGCCATCCCCTGCAGTAGGTGCTGTATCCAGCAGTGTCAGCTTCCAG GAATCAGAGAGAAATGGCCCAGAGGGTGCTAGTGGTTCATACGAGTCAGCGGGTGACTTGTTGGCAGGTCAGTACAATGAAGCCGAAAGTGCTGCATCCTTCCAAGCAGCTCTACTGGCATGGAGGCAGGGTGATGACTTCTCCTCACCAACAGTCTCACCACACAGGACCATTTCTCCACGGAAAGCAGCAG TTCCTGCTAGTGTGCACACTGCCACAACAATGACCAGTGAACCTGGCTCGCCCCAGATATCCttcaccaacaccatcagctACGCTGACCGTCTACTCCTGAAGAAACACCGCCGCACTGACCCAGGAGATATATTGACCCCTAGACTGGAGGATGACTACCCGTCCCCTCATAGTAGTTACAATGCAGGTGTAAGAGAGAGCCCACCAG ATGAGGAAAACCGAGTTAGTTTCACTGCCTTATACCAAGCCTCAGTGGCTAACACCAGTAGCGACAAGTCTCCAGTACCTCGATCTGGCTCCAGTCTGTCAATAGTCGAGCTTCAGGAAACACCG CCCCGGATGCGACATCTAGAGCACACAGACCGGTACCAGGTGCAGGAGGTCGGCAGCTTTGAGGCCTGGCAGGTGCAGAGCCAAAG CACATCCCCAAAGAGCAGCAAAACAGCAAGAGATAGATCAAAGACTCCAGCATCCAAGTCTCACAGTAGAAAGTCTGATCAGGGAGATGTGTCAGAAACTACAGTAGTCGACTTGTATAGTGACATGCCTGGTCTACATGGCATGCCAGATTGCAGGAGAAAGTCTGAGAGAAAGCAGGAGAAGGTCCGGTGTGAAACTGCTGTAGATGAAGTTGCGCAGGACGTCAGTAGCTTAAACAGACCCAAATCGAGGCCAGTGTCAAGGAAATCTCACCAGTCTGTTAGACCTAAGTCTGGGCGTCAGTCTCGGACATATTCAAGAGCACACAGTAGAGCAGGTTCAGCGCTTGG AGAAGGGATGCTAACAAAGACTCCCAGTTCAGCCCTACATGACATTGCATGTCGGCTGGGGGAAACAGAGACCCACTTGTTCGCCCCCACGCTGGAGGACTTCTTCATGGTTGGGGTGAAGCCAGCTCCTCAGGAGAGAACACTTACCCCTACAGCAGATAAAGCCAAGAAAGATGTCATGAAAGTTAGCAACCGAT TGTACCAGATGGCCCCAAGGTCATGGCGACCAGACAGCAGTCTTGGTGACGTCATCCCATTGGACCAAGTTGCAGTTGAGGACAAGACGGTCATCTCATACTCTTACAGTGGCCAGGCACAGGGCCAGCCAATCACAACCTCATACAGCAGTATAGGAGGGGAAAATAACCTAAGCAG GTCCACCACACCAATAAGGAGTGTATCTAGTCCAAGACATAGTCAGTCAAGGAAAGCATCTGACCAGTGGTCAAGTCGACCTGCAGAATCCAGATCTGAAAGGCAGACACATTCACAATCTCGGTCAGGACAGAGTGTGTCTGGAACTAAATCAAGGTCAGAATCAAGGATTCGGAAAAGAAGTGTTGTGACAAGCAGGGCCTCCACTATCACACTTCAAGACTCAGTTTCCACTAACCACTCTCAACTAGAAGATAGTGTTTCCCGTCCTCAGTCACAACTAGGAACATCTGGTCAGATATCTCAAGCTGTTG TAATGGATGGGGAAGATCTGGCACAGTATGATGATGTAAATGTTTCCTACTacgatgatgaagatgatgaggaAACACTCAACCAGTTAGAGTGGGAGTTAGCTTCGGAGTCCGGCAGAATCACAG CAGACGGCCAGCTGTCCAGGCTGAGCTTGATTGACAGACAGTCAGACAGCAGTGGTTCACGTAGTTCCACACCCGTCGTGAAACTCAGCATGGATAAGGGCTTTGACATCAACCTCAAACTCAG GGATGAGGAACTCTATGAGGATATGGATGAGAATGCCAACCAGGTGAAAGATGAGCAGGATGTCCAGGCTCTTCACTAG